In Nothobranchius furzeri strain GRZ-AD chromosome 19, NfurGRZ-RIMD1, whole genome shotgun sequence, the following are encoded in one genomic region:
- the flot1a gene encoding flotillin-1a, which produces MFYTCGPNEAMVVSGFCRSPPLMIAGGRVFVFPCIQQIQRISLNTLTLNVKSDKVYTRHGVPISVTGIAQMKIQGQNKQMLAAACQMFMGKSEPEISQIALETLEGHQRAIIAHLTVEEIYKDRKKFSEQVFKVASSDLVNMGISVVSYTLKDVHDDQDYLNSLGKGRTAQVQKDARIGEAQNKRDAVIREAHAMQVKISAQYKNEIDMAKAQRDYELKKAAYDIEVNTKKAESEMAYQLQVAKTKQRIEEEKMQVQVVERTQQILLQEQEITRREKELEAKVKKPAEAERYRLEKLAEAERLKMIMEAEAEAESIRVKGEAEAFAVEAKGRAEAEQMAKKAEAFQEYKAGAMVDMLLEKLPLMAEEISRPLCEANKVTMVSSGGEVGVAKLSGEVLNIMTRLPETVEKLTGVNISQVSRTG; this is translated from the exons GATTTCCCTGAACACACTGACTCTGAATGTGAAGAGTGATAAGGTTTACACTCGCCACGGAGTGCCCATCTCCGTTACTGGGATCGCTCAG ATGAAGATCCAGGGTCAGAACAAGCAGATGCTGGCTGCAGCCTGCCAGATGTTTATGGGAAAGTCGGAGCCTGAGATCTCTCAGATCGCTTTAGAGACTCTGGAGGGACACCAGCGAGCCATCATCGCCCACCTGACTGTGGAG GAAATCTACAAGGACAGGAAGAAGTTCTCAGAGCAGGTGTTTAAGGTGGCGTCCTCGGACCTGGTCAACATGGGCATCAGTGTGGTCAGCTACACCCTCAAAGATGTTCATGATGACCAG GATTATCTCAACTCTCTGGGAAAAGGCCGAACAGCTCAGGTGCAGAAGGACGCCCGGATTGGAGAGGCCCAGAACAAGAGAGACGCTGTGATCAGG GAGGCTCACGCGATGCAGGTGAAAATATCGGCTCAGTACAAGAACGAGATCGACATGGCGAAGGCCCAAAGGGACTACGAGCTGAAGAAGGCTGCTTACGACATCGAAGTGAACACCAAGAAGGCGGAGTCAGAGATGGCCTACCAGCTGCAG GTAGCGAAGACGAAGCAGCGTATCGAGGAGGAGAAGATGCAGGTCCAGGTGGTGGAGCGGACGCAGCAGATCCTGCTGCAGGAGCAGGAGATCACTCGCAGGGAGAAGGAGCTGGAGGCCAAAGTGAAGAAACCCGCGGAGGCTGAGCGGTACCGCCTGGAGAAGCTGGCCGAGGCCGAGCG TTTGAAGATGATCATGGAGGCTGAGGCTGAAGCCGAGTCCATCAGG GTTAAAGGTGAGGCGGAGGCATTTGCTGTCGAGGCCAAAGGTCGCGCTGAGGCGGAGCAGATGGCCAAGAAGGCGGAGGCCTTCCAGGAGTATAAGGCCGGAGCCATGGTGGACATGCTGCTGGAGAAGCTGCCTCTG ATGGCGGAGGAGATCAGCAGGCCTCTGTGTGAAGCCAACAAGGTCACCATGGTGTCGAGCGGCGgggaggtgggcgtggccaagctGTCGGGCGAGGTGCTGAACATCATGACCCGCCTCCCTGAAACAGTGGAGAAGCTGACCGGGGTCAACATCTCTCAG GTGTCTCGAACGGGCTGA
- the znf384a gene encoding zinc finger protein 384a isoform X1, producing the protein MDDSHFNSSYFWSPVPTVQGQIENAMFLNKAKEQLGPDKANVSPFPHPSASSTSSPHYPTAVLAIPSSGDPGVGVRVVPKPEGGGGAGGGGNSSSASLGGVGGHLHQSHTSQNVTVVPVPSTGIMTAAGLVITTPQGTLVPTASTQSFVAGPPTATTMIVSAVHHPNADKKEDISVPPAVVMPTPSKRGRKSKQMMGRVSGVLPPGSDALILAHLAAGGQVSVCYCCSIILFICLHISAVVLQHHASDPYDLSNDEDDHTSKDGPKSYRCRMCAVTFFSKSDMQIHAKSHTEAKPHKCPHCSKSFANSSYLSQHIRIHSGAKPYTCTYCQKAFRQLSHLQQHTRNHTEAKPHKCPHCSKSFANSSYLSQHIRIHTGAKPYTCSFCQKTFRQLSHLQQHTRIHTGDRPYKCNHPGCEKAFTQLSNLQSHRRQHNKDKPFKCHNCNRGYTDAASLEVHLSTHTVKHAKLFSCGLCNRSYTSETYLMKHMRKHNPDPLTVAATVAAQQAQGLTPGGGRGRGRGRGRGGGRGSQLQNQNNTNQSPNPGPPGSYQPTQQPPDTVVQCPFDLHQYKTVAASEIQYKPVTVGDLPVTHKDLCLTVSTSAIQVEHMNS; encoded by the exons ATGGACGATTCCCATTTCAACTCATCATACTTTTGGTCTCCCGTCCCCACAGTACAAGGACAG ATCGAGAACGCCATGTTCCTGAACAAAGCCAAGGAGCAGCTGGGTCCAGACAAGGCCAACGTGTCTCCCTTCCCTCACCCGTCTGCGTCTTCCACCTCGTCCCCCCACTACCCCACGGCTGTGCTCGCCATCCCGAGCTCGGGAGACCCGGGGGTTGGGGTGCGCGTGGTCCCCAAACCGGAAGGAGGAGGGGGAGCAGGAGGAGGCGGAAACAGCAGTAGCGCATCTTTGGGTGGAGTTGGGGGGCACCTACACCAGTCGCACACCTCGCAGAATGTCACCGTTGTGCCTGTTCCCTCCACAGGCATCATGACCGCAG CTGGTTTAGTCATCACCACCCCACAAGGAACACTGGTCCCCACCGCCTCCACACAGTCCTTTGTAGCTGGACCCCCCACTGCTACCACCATGATAGTGTCTGCCGTGCACCACCCAAATGCAG ATAAGAAAGAGGACATTTCTGTTCCTCCTGCGGTTGTCATGCCGACGCCATCAAAACGAGGCAGGAAGAGCAAACAGATGATGGGCAGAGTGAGCGGCGTCCTCCCACCAGGAAGTGATGCGTTAATATTGGCTCACCTTGCTGCTGGTGGACAGGTGAGTGTCTGTTACTGTTGcagcatcattttattcatttgccTTCATATTTCTGCTGTTGTGCTGCAGCACCACGCCTCTGACCCGTACGACCTGTCTAACGATGAGGATGATCACACCAGCAAAGATGGACCCAAGTCCTACAG GTGTCGGATGTGCGCCGTGACGTTCTTCAGCAAGTCAGACATGCAGATCCACGCCAAGTCCCACACTGAGGCCAAGCCCCACAAGTGTCCCCACTGCTCCAAGTCGTTTGCCAACTCCAGCTACCTGTCCCAGCACATCCGCATCCACAGCGGGGCCAAGCCCTACACCTGCACCTACTGCCAGAAAGCATTCAGGCAGCTCAGCCACCTTCAGCAGCACACACG AAACCACACTGAGGCCAAGCCCCACAAGTGTCCCCACTGCTCCAAGTCGTTTGCCAACTCCAGCTACCTGTCCCAGCACATCCGCATCCACACCGGGGCCAAGCCCTACACCTGCTCCTTCTGCCAGAAAACATTCAGGCAGCTCAGTCACCTTCAGCAGCACACACG AATTCACACCGGCGACCGGCCCTACAAGTGTAACCACCCAGGCTGTGAAAAGGCGTTCACTCAGCTGTCCAACCTACAG TCTCACCGccggcagcacaacaaggacaaGCCGTTCAAGTGTCACAACTGTAACCGTGGTTACACGGATGCTGCCAGCCTGGAGGTGCACCTGTCCACACACACCGTCAAACACGCCAAGCTGTTCTCCTGCGGGCTCTGCAACAGGTCCTACACGTCG GAGACGTATCTAATGAAACACATGAGGAAGCATAACCCCGACCCGCTAACGGTGGCTGCTACGGTGGCGGCTCAGCAGGCCCAGGGCCTCACGCCGGGCGGGGGGCGGGGCCGAGGCCGCGGTCGAGGcagaggaggggggagaggaagCCAGCTCCAGAACCAGAACAACACCAACCAGAGCCCCAACCCCGGGCCCCCAGGCAGCTACCAGCCCACCCAGCAACCCCCGGACACCGTGGTTCAGTGTCCCTTTGATCTGCACCAGTACAAGACAGTAGCAGCCAGCGAGATCCAGTATAAACCGGTCACTGTGGGCGACCTGCCGGTGACCCATAAAGACCTGTGTCTAACCGTCTCCACGTCGGCCATCCAGGTGGAGCACATGAACTCGTAG
- the znf384a gene encoding zinc finger protein 384a isoform X3 yields MDDSHFNSSYFWSPVPTVQGQIENAMFLNKAKEQLGPDKANVSPFPHPSASSTSSPHYPTAVLAIPSSGDPGVGVRVVPKPEGGGGAGGGGNSSSASLGGVGGHLHQSHTSQNVTVVPVPSTGIMTAAGLVITTPQGTLVPTASTQSFVAGPPTATTMIVSAVHHPNADKKEDISVPPAVVMPTPSKRGRKSKQMMGRVSGVLPPGSDALILAHLAAGGQHHASDPYDLSNDEDDHTSKDGPKSYRCRMCAVTFFSKSDMQIHAKSHTEAKPHKCPHCSKSFANSSYLSQHIRIHSGAKPYTCTYCQKAFRQLSHLQQHTRIHTGDRPYKCNHPGCEKAFTQLSNLQSHRRQHNKDKPFKCHNCNRGYTDAASLEVHLSTHTVKHAKLFSCGLCNRSYTSETYLMKHMRKHNPDPLTVAATVAAQQAQGLTPGGGRGRGRGRGRGGGRGSQLQNQNNTNQSPNPGPPGSYQPTQQPPDTVVQCPFDLHQYKTVAASEIQYKPVTVGDLPVTHKDLCLTVSTSAIQVEHMNS; encoded by the exons ATGGACGATTCCCATTTCAACTCATCATACTTTTGGTCTCCCGTCCCCACAGTACAAGGACAG ATCGAGAACGCCATGTTCCTGAACAAAGCCAAGGAGCAGCTGGGTCCAGACAAGGCCAACGTGTCTCCCTTCCCTCACCCGTCTGCGTCTTCCACCTCGTCCCCCCACTACCCCACGGCTGTGCTCGCCATCCCGAGCTCGGGAGACCCGGGGGTTGGGGTGCGCGTGGTCCCCAAACCGGAAGGAGGAGGGGGAGCAGGAGGAGGCGGAAACAGCAGTAGCGCATCTTTGGGTGGAGTTGGGGGGCACCTACACCAGTCGCACACCTCGCAGAATGTCACCGTTGTGCCTGTTCCCTCCACAGGCATCATGACCGCAG CTGGTTTAGTCATCACCACCCCACAAGGAACACTGGTCCCCACCGCCTCCACACAGTCCTTTGTAGCTGGACCCCCCACTGCTACCACCATGATAGTGTCTGCCGTGCACCACCCAAATGCAG ATAAGAAAGAGGACATTTCTGTTCCTCCTGCGGTTGTCATGCCGACGCCATCAAAACGAGGCAGGAAGAGCAAACAGATGATGGGCAGAGTGAGCGGCGTCCTCCCACCAGGAAGTGATGCGTTAATATTGGCTCACCTTGCTGCTGGTGGACAG CACCACGCCTCTGACCCGTACGACCTGTCTAACGATGAGGATGATCACACCAGCAAAGATGGACCCAAGTCCTACAG GTGTCGGATGTGCGCCGTGACGTTCTTCAGCAAGTCAGACATGCAGATCCACGCCAAGTCCCACACTGAGGCCAAGCCCCACAAGTGTCCCCACTGCTCCAAGTCGTTTGCCAACTCCAGCTACCTGTCCCAGCACATCCGCATCCACAGCGGGGCCAAGCCCTACACCTGCACCTACTGCCAGAAAGCATTCAGGCAGCTCAGCCACCTTCAGCAGCACACACG AATTCACACCGGCGACCGGCCCTACAAGTGTAACCACCCAGGCTGTGAAAAGGCGTTCACTCAGCTGTCCAACCTACAG TCTCACCGccggcagcacaacaaggacaaGCCGTTCAAGTGTCACAACTGTAACCGTGGTTACACGGATGCTGCCAGCCTGGAGGTGCACCTGTCCACACACACCGTCAAACACGCCAAGCTGTTCTCCTGCGGGCTCTGCAACAGGTCCTACACGTCG GAGACGTATCTAATGAAACACATGAGGAAGCATAACCCCGACCCGCTAACGGTGGCTGCTACGGTGGCGGCTCAGCAGGCCCAGGGCCTCACGCCGGGCGGGGGGCGGGGCCGAGGCCGCGGTCGAGGcagaggaggggggagaggaagCCAGCTCCAGAACCAGAACAACACCAACCAGAGCCCCAACCCCGGGCCCCCAGGCAGCTACCAGCCCACCCAGCAACCCCCGGACACCGTGGTTCAGTGTCCCTTTGATCTGCACCAGTACAAGACAGTAGCAGCCAGCGAGATCCAGTATAAACCGGTCACTGTGGGCGACCTGCCGGTGACCCATAAAGACCTGTGTCTAACCGTCTCCACGTCGGCCATCCAGGTGGAGCACATGAACTCGTAG
- the znf384a gene encoding zinc finger protein 384a isoform X2: protein MDDSHFNSSYFWSPVPTVQGQIENAMFLNKAKEQLGPDKANVSPFPHPSASSTSSPHYPTAVLAIPSSGDPGVGVRVVPKPEGGGGAGGGGNSSSASLGGVGGHLHQSHTSQNVTVVPVPSTGIMTAAGLVITTPQGTLVPTASTQSFVAGPPTATTMIVSAVHHPNADKKEDISVPPAVVMPTPSKRGRKSKQMMGRVSGVLPPGSDALILAHLAAGGQHHASDPYDLSNDEDDHTSKDGPKSYRCRMCAVTFFSKSDMQIHAKSHTEAKPHKCPHCSKSFANSSYLSQHIRIHSGAKPYTCTYCQKAFRQLSHLQQHTRNHTEAKPHKCPHCSKSFANSSYLSQHIRIHTGAKPYTCSFCQKTFRQLSHLQQHTRIHTGDRPYKCNHPGCEKAFTQLSNLQSHRRQHNKDKPFKCHNCNRGYTDAASLEVHLSTHTVKHAKLFSCGLCNRSYTSETYLMKHMRKHNPDPLTVAATVAAQQAQGLTPGGGRGRGRGRGRGGGRGSQLQNQNNTNQSPNPGPPGSYQPTQQPPDTVVQCPFDLHQYKTVAASEIQYKPVTVGDLPVTHKDLCLTVSTSAIQVEHMNS from the exons ATGGACGATTCCCATTTCAACTCATCATACTTTTGGTCTCCCGTCCCCACAGTACAAGGACAG ATCGAGAACGCCATGTTCCTGAACAAAGCCAAGGAGCAGCTGGGTCCAGACAAGGCCAACGTGTCTCCCTTCCCTCACCCGTCTGCGTCTTCCACCTCGTCCCCCCACTACCCCACGGCTGTGCTCGCCATCCCGAGCTCGGGAGACCCGGGGGTTGGGGTGCGCGTGGTCCCCAAACCGGAAGGAGGAGGGGGAGCAGGAGGAGGCGGAAACAGCAGTAGCGCATCTTTGGGTGGAGTTGGGGGGCACCTACACCAGTCGCACACCTCGCAGAATGTCACCGTTGTGCCTGTTCCCTCCACAGGCATCATGACCGCAG CTGGTTTAGTCATCACCACCCCACAAGGAACACTGGTCCCCACCGCCTCCACACAGTCCTTTGTAGCTGGACCCCCCACTGCTACCACCATGATAGTGTCTGCCGTGCACCACCCAAATGCAG ATAAGAAAGAGGACATTTCTGTTCCTCCTGCGGTTGTCATGCCGACGCCATCAAAACGAGGCAGGAAGAGCAAACAGATGATGGGCAGAGTGAGCGGCGTCCTCCCACCAGGAAGTGATGCGTTAATATTGGCTCACCTTGCTGCTGGTGGACAG CACCACGCCTCTGACCCGTACGACCTGTCTAACGATGAGGATGATCACACCAGCAAAGATGGACCCAAGTCCTACAG GTGTCGGATGTGCGCCGTGACGTTCTTCAGCAAGTCAGACATGCAGATCCACGCCAAGTCCCACACTGAGGCCAAGCCCCACAAGTGTCCCCACTGCTCCAAGTCGTTTGCCAACTCCAGCTACCTGTCCCAGCACATCCGCATCCACAGCGGGGCCAAGCCCTACACCTGCACCTACTGCCAGAAAGCATTCAGGCAGCTCAGCCACCTTCAGCAGCACACACG AAACCACACTGAGGCCAAGCCCCACAAGTGTCCCCACTGCTCCAAGTCGTTTGCCAACTCCAGCTACCTGTCCCAGCACATCCGCATCCACACCGGGGCCAAGCCCTACACCTGCTCCTTCTGCCAGAAAACATTCAGGCAGCTCAGTCACCTTCAGCAGCACACACG AATTCACACCGGCGACCGGCCCTACAAGTGTAACCACCCAGGCTGTGAAAAGGCGTTCACTCAGCTGTCCAACCTACAG TCTCACCGccggcagcacaacaaggacaaGCCGTTCAAGTGTCACAACTGTAACCGTGGTTACACGGATGCTGCCAGCCTGGAGGTGCACCTGTCCACACACACCGTCAAACACGCCAAGCTGTTCTCCTGCGGGCTCTGCAACAGGTCCTACACGTCG GAGACGTATCTAATGAAACACATGAGGAAGCATAACCCCGACCCGCTAACGGTGGCTGCTACGGTGGCGGCTCAGCAGGCCCAGGGCCTCACGCCGGGCGGGGGGCGGGGCCGAGGCCGCGGTCGAGGcagaggaggggggagaggaagCCAGCTCCAGAACCAGAACAACACCAACCAGAGCCCCAACCCCGGGCCCCCAGGCAGCTACCAGCCCACCCAGCAACCCCCGGACACCGTGGTTCAGTGTCCCTTTGATCTGCACCAGTACAAGACAGTAGCAGCCAGCGAGATCCAGTATAAACCGGTCACTGTGGGCGACCTGCCGGTGACCCATAAAGACCTGTGTCTAACCGTCTCCACGTCGGCCATCCAGGTGGAGCACATGAACTCGTAG